Proteins found in one Hypericibacter terrae genomic segment:
- a CDS encoding CinA family protein: MTTDPAIAPADLLERYRRAGKKIATAESCTGGMVAAALTDIAGSSDVVDRGFVTYSNEAKTELIDVPAELIQRVGAVSAEVALAMAKGALVHSHADMAVSITGIAGPGGGSATKPVGLVWFGLANRGGGTLVEKRNFTGDRAAIRRQAVATALALLEYAISE; this comes from the coding sequence ATGACGACGGACCCCGCGATCGCGCCCGCCGACCTCCTGGAGCGCTATCGGCGCGCCGGCAAGAAGATCGCGACTGCCGAATCCTGCACCGGCGGCATGGTGGCGGCGGCACTGACCGACATTGCCGGTTCGTCGGACGTGGTCGACCGCGGCTTCGTCACCTACTCGAACGAAGCGAAGACCGAACTGATCGACGTGCCGGCCGAGCTGATCCAGCGCGTCGGCGCCGTCAGCGCCGAGGTCGCCCTGGCCATGGCCAAAGGCGCCCTCGTCCATTCCCATGCCGACATGGCGGTCTCGATCACCGGAATCGCCGGACCCGGCGGCGGTTCGGCCACGAAGCCGGTCGGCCTCGTCTGGTTCGGGCTCGCGAACCGTGGCGGCGGAACCCTGGTCGAGAAGCGCAACTTTACCGGCGATCGTGCCGCGATCCGCCGGCAGGCCGTTGCCACGGCCCTCGCCCTCCTCGAGTACGCGATCTCCGAGTGA
- a CDS encoding DUF429 domain-containing protein, with amino-acid sequence MTPKRRPFGIDFSGARLAGKAIWIAEGRLDGRNRVELVDCCPASALPDSGADRALALAALRRLIAGTPDGIFGCDFPVGLPRAVLEGADWKGFIGGFHRHEHAEAFRENCRRLAKGKEIRRDTDRIAKTPFCAWNLRLYRQTYHGLADIVAPLHRERLASVISVEPPHPRRAWIVETCPASVLKRLDLYRSYKGRSPSARSMRRDIVTALIERGYLLSPSRSQRDRLIEDQGGDALDSVIACLAAGATLRQLNGPIGETDRIEGKVFFEL; translated from the coding sequence GTGACGCCGAAGCGCCGGCCCTTCGGCATCGATTTCAGCGGTGCCCGGTTGGCCGGCAAGGCGATCTGGATCGCCGAGGGCCGGCTCGACGGCAGGAACCGCGTGGAGCTGGTGGACTGCTGCCCGGCCTCCGCGCTGCCGGACTCCGGCGCGGATCGAGCTCTCGCCCTCGCCGCCTTGCGCCGGCTGATCGCGGGCACGCCCGACGGAATCTTCGGCTGCGATTTTCCGGTCGGGCTGCCGCGCGCTGTGCTTGAAGGCGCCGACTGGAAGGGCTTCATCGGCGGCTTCCATCGTCATGAGCATGCCGAAGCGTTCCGCGAAAACTGCCGGCGCCTCGCCAAGGGCAAAGAGATCAGGCGCGATACCGACAGGATCGCGAAGACGCCCTTCTGCGCCTGGAACCTGCGGCTCTATCGTCAGACCTATCACGGCCTGGCCGACATCGTGGCGCCGCTCCACCGCGAGCGCCTGGCCAGCGTCATCTCGGTCGAGCCGCCGCACCCCAGACGCGCATGGATCGTGGAAACCTGTCCGGCCTCGGTGCTGAAGCGGCTGGATCTCTATCGGTCCTATAAGGGCAGGAGCCCTTCCGCGCGCAGCATGCGCCGCGATATCGTCACGGCGCTGATCGAACGCGGCTACCTCCTGTCCCCTTCCCGCTCGCAGCGTGACCGCCTGATCGAAGACCAGGGCGGCGACGCGCTGGACAGCGTGATCGCCTGCCTCGCCGCCGGAGCAACGCTGCGTCAACTGAACGGACCGATCGGTGAGACCGACCGGATCGAGGGGAAGGTCTTCTTCGAGCTTTGA
- a CDS encoding DUF4926 domain-containing protein codes for MAKFAEYDRVLLRTTCAEVPVRRMTIGTVLEAYGNPPSAYDVDFAGAGGEESFTVPAGALVLIRE; via the coding sequence ATGGCAAAGTTCGCCGAATATGACCGGGTCCTGCTGCGGACCACCTGCGCCGAAGTGCCGGTGCGGCGCATGACCATCGGTACGGTGCTCGAGGCCTATGGCAATCCGCCCTCGGCCTATGACGTCGATTTCGCCGGCGCCGGCGGCGAGGAATCCTTCACGGTGCCGGCCGGCGCGCTGGTGTTGATCCGCGAATAG
- a CDS encoding VOC family protein, whose protein sequence is MFQDGSPLALRAFPPAKDFAASKRFYLELGFVLDFGTEQVALLRRGDHSFLLQNFHVEQWAARCMMQLTLADLEGWWSGLDREGLVLRHGVRPPVAPRLQAWGGKVAFMFDPSGVLWHVTQTAPTTQS, encoded by the coding sequence ATGTTTCAGGACGGATCGCCACTGGCATTGCGCGCCTTCCCGCCGGCGAAGGATTTCGCCGCGAGCAAACGATTCTATCTCGAGTTGGGCTTCGTCTTGGACTTCGGGACGGAGCAGGTGGCATTGCTGCGGCGGGGCGATCATTCCTTCCTGCTGCAGAACTTCCATGTCGAGCAGTGGGCCGCCCGTTGCATGATGCAGCTCACGCTCGCCGATCTCGAGGGCTGGTGGAGCGGGTTGGATCGCGAGGGCCTGGTGCTGCGTCACGGCGTGCGGCCGCCCGTCGCACCGCGTCTGCAAGCCTGGGGCGGCAAGGTCGCTTTCATGTTCGATCCGAGCGGCGTGCTGTGGCATGTGACCCAGACCGCACCGACGACTCAATCCTGA
- a CDS encoding FecCD family ABC transporter permease produces the protein MSDPAIDWGWRRRFDGLPFLGLAILLAVSLVLGLGIGAMAIGPLDILSTLSAHLGLGHWREVGASEQSVLIHVRSPRVILAVLVGASLAVSGAALQGLFRNPLADPSLLGITGGATVAAATTIIFGAPLATALPLALAAWLLPLSAFIGAMAVTAIIYAISVRHEGMDIATLLLAGIAINAAAAAALGLLTFLAPDGQLRDIMFWLLGSLAGTGWPQLWPVAIMILVAIGLIVRLARPLNALLLGEAEAFHVGFAIEPIKRQLVIVTALAAGAAVALTGTIGFVGLLVPHFARFLVGPDHRRLLPASALLGASLLLVADLIGRLIVLPAELPIGVVTSFVGAPFFLWRLRRREAF, from the coding sequence ATGAGCGATCCCGCGATCGATTGGGGCTGGCGCCGGCGTTTCGACGGGCTGCCCTTCCTCGGCCTTGCGATCCTACTGGCCGTGTCGCTGGTGCTGGGGCTCGGTATCGGCGCCATGGCGATCGGACCGCTCGACATCCTGTCCACTCTCTCGGCCCATCTCGGCCTGGGCCATTGGCGGGAGGTGGGGGCCAGCGAACAGTCCGTGCTGATCCATGTCCGCTCGCCGCGCGTCATCCTGGCGGTGCTGGTGGGGGCGAGCCTCGCTGTGTCGGGCGCGGCGCTGCAGGGTCTCTTCCGCAACCCGCTGGCCGATCCGAGCCTGCTGGGGATCACCGGCGGCGCCACGGTGGCCGCGGCGACCACCATCATCTTCGGCGCGCCTTTGGCCACGGCCCTACCGCTGGCGCTGGCCGCCTGGCTCCTGCCGTTGTCGGCCTTCATCGGCGCGATGGCGGTGACCGCCATCATCTATGCGATCTCGGTGCGCCATGAAGGAATGGACATCGCGACGCTGCTGCTGGCCGGGATCGCGATCAATGCGGCCGCGGCCGCGGCCCTCGGGCTGCTGACCTTCCTGGCGCCGGACGGGCAGTTGCGCGACATCATGTTCTGGCTCCTGGGCAGCCTTGCCGGCACGGGTTGGCCGCAGCTCTGGCCGGTCGCCATCATGATCCTGGTCGCGATCGGGCTGATCGTCCGCCTGGCGCGGCCGCTGAACGCGCTGCTGCTGGGCGAGGCCGAGGCCTTCCATGTCGGCTTCGCGATCGAGCCGATCAAACGCCAGCTCGTGATCGTCACGGCACTCGCGGCCGGCGCCGCCGTCGCGCTGACGGGCACGATCGGCTTCGTCGGACTGCTGGTGCCGCATTTCGCCCGGTTCCTGGTCGGCCCCGATCACCGCCGGCTGCTGCCGGCCTCGGCCCTGCTGGGTGCCTCGCTGCTGCTGGTCGCCGATCTCATCGGGCGGCTGATCGTGCTCCCGGCCGAACTGCCGATCGGCGTCGTCACCAGCTTCGTCGGCGCGCCCTTCTTCCTGTGGCGGCTGCGCCGCCGGGAGGCCTTCTGA
- a CDS encoding heme/hemin ABC transporter substrate-binding protein has protein sequence MLQRLLLIPLVLVLGLALAKPGVAASLRIVSIGGAVTETLYALGYGGQIVAVDTTSLYPQEALALPKVGYMRTLAAEPIVALSPDLVLAVSHAGPKKILDQIAAAGVPVVIISDEPTVEGVAEKIEAVAKAVGAQTKGAELAAAIEKSFTHIAAVLAKDQSKPSVLYILSASDGAPLAAGQKTAANGMIALAGGRNAIQGYEGYKPLSPEAAVTANPDFVVVAAHGLATLGGLDGLAARSDLGLIPAVKEGRVLVLDANYLLGFGPRAATATAELASYLHPSLAGDLAAP, from the coding sequence GATCGTCTCGATCGGCGGCGCCGTGACCGAGACCCTCTACGCGCTCGGCTATGGCGGGCAGATCGTCGCCGTCGACACCACCAGTCTCTATCCGCAGGAGGCCCTGGCCCTGCCCAAGGTCGGCTATATGCGCACGCTGGCGGCGGAGCCGATCGTCGCCTTGTCGCCCGACCTTGTGCTCGCGGTGTCGCATGCGGGGCCGAAGAAGATCCTCGACCAGATCGCCGCGGCCGGTGTGCCGGTCGTCATCATCTCCGACGAGCCGACGGTCGAAGGCGTCGCCGAGAAGATCGAGGCGGTGGCCAAGGCCGTGGGTGCCCAGACCAAGGGCGCCGAGCTCGCCGCGGCGATCGAGAAATCCTTCACCCATATCGCGGCCGTCCTCGCCAAGGACCAGAGCAAGCCCAGCGTGCTCTACATCCTGTCGGCCTCCGACGGAGCGCCGCTCGCGGCCGGGCAGAAGACGGCGGCCAACGGCATGATCGCGCTCGCCGGCGGACGCAACGCGATTCAGGGCTATGAGGGCTACAAGCCGCTCTCGCCCGAGGCGGCGGTCACGGCCAATCCCGACTTCGTCGTGGTCGCGGCTCATGGGCTGGCGACCTTGGGCGGGCTCGACGGTCTCGCGGCCCGGTCCGACCTGGGATTGATCCCGGCCGTCAAGGAAGGTCGCGTGCTGGTGCTCGACGCGAATTACCTGCTGGGCTTCGGTCCGCGCGCGGCGACGGCCACGGCAGAGCTGGCGTCCTATCTGCACCCGTCGCTGGCGGGCGACCTCGCCGCACCATGA